A window of the Rhizobium brockwellii genome harbors these coding sequences:
- a CDS encoding glutathione S-transferase family protein — protein MPTLYHHPMSSASRFVRLILAEYGYQADLIEEQTWEKRRDFLALNPAGTLPVYVDDSMRALCGASVISEYLDETHGVLKRDRRLLAEDPFQRAEIRRLTEWFMQKMENDVTKPLARERVYKLQMTADQGGGAPDSKVLRTARANIRQHMRYLTWLAGSRQWLAGERMSYADLAAAASISILDYLGEIEWADSPVVKDWYQRLKSRPSFRPMLTERVRGLTPVSHYADLDF, from the coding sequence ATGCCCACGCTTTATCATCATCCCATGTCATCCGCATCTCGCTTCGTCCGGTTGATCTTGGCAGAATACGGCTATCAGGCGGATCTGATCGAGGAGCAGACATGGGAGAAGCGCCGGGATTTCCTGGCGCTCAATCCGGCCGGCACGCTGCCGGTCTATGTCGACGACAGCATGCGCGCGCTCTGTGGCGCGAGCGTCATTTCCGAATATCTGGACGAGACGCACGGCGTCTTGAAGCGCGACCGGCGGCTGCTCGCCGAAGACCCTTTCCAGCGGGCGGAAATCCGCCGGCTGACCGAATGGTTCATGCAGAAGATGGAAAACGACGTGACCAAGCCGCTCGCCCGCGAGCGTGTCTACAAGTTGCAGATGACCGCCGATCAGGGCGGCGGAGCGCCGGATTCGAAGGTTTTACGCACGGCCCGCGCAAATATCCGCCAGCATATGCGTTATCTCACCTGGCTTGCCGGCTCGCGTCAGTGGCTGGCTGGCGAGCGGATGAGCTATGCCGACCTTGCCGCCGCCGCCTCGATCTCGATCCTCGATTATCTCGGCGAGATCGAGTGGGCGGATTCGCCCGTCGTCAAGGACTGGTACCAGCGGCTGAAGTCGCGTCCCTCCTTCCGGCCGATGCTGACCGAGCGCGTGCGCGGCCTGACGCCAGTTTCACACTATGCCGATCTGGATTTCTGA
- a CDS encoding undecaprenyl-diphosphate phosphatase — translation MDYINAAILGVIEGITEFLPISSTGHLIIAEQWLGHRSDMFNIVIQAGAILAVTIIYWRRLLDLVLGWRDPVNRDYAAKLIVAFLITAILGLIVKKLGFELPETATPIAWALIIGGIWMIFAEWAAARRPPHKEITWLVAILVGIAQIVAGVFPGTSRSGATIFVAMLAGTGNRAAATEFAFLVGIPTMYAASGYELLKTFKDGGAAGEDWTALGIAFVVSTVVAFIAVKWLLAYIRSNRFTLFAIYRIILGVLLLGMAATGLIA, via the coding sequence ATGGATTATATAAATGCTGCAATTCTCGGTGTCATAGAGGGGATCACCGAATTTCTGCCGATCTCGAGCACCGGCCACCTGATCATTGCCGAGCAATGGCTCGGACATCGGTCGGATATGTTCAACATCGTTATTCAGGCGGGCGCCATCCTCGCCGTCACCATCATCTACTGGCGCCGTCTGCTGGATCTGGTGCTCGGCTGGCGCGATCCGGTCAATCGCGATTATGCCGCCAAGCTGATCGTCGCCTTTCTCATCACCGCAATTCTCGGACTTATCGTCAAGAAGCTCGGCTTTGAACTGCCGGAGACCGCAACACCGATCGCCTGGGCGCTCATCATCGGCGGTATCTGGATGATCTTTGCCGAATGGGCCGCCGCTCGCCGCCCGCCTCATAAAGAGATCACCTGGCTTGTCGCCATCCTGGTCGGTATCGCCCAGATCGTTGCCGGCGTCTTCCCAGGAACGTCGCGCTCCGGCGCCACGATCTTCGTCGCCATGCTGGCAGGCACGGGCAACCGCGCAGCGGCAACGGAATTTGCCTTTCTCGTCGGCATACCCACAATGTACGCCGCCAGCGGCTATGAATTGCTGAAGACGTTTAAGGATGGCGGAGCGGCAGGCGAAGACTGGACGGCGCTCGGCATCGCCTTCGTCGTCTCCACGGTCGTCGCTTTCATCGCCGTCAAATGGCTGCTTGCCTATATCCGAAGCAACCGGTTTACGCTGTTTGCCATCTACCGCATCATTCTCGGTGTCTTGCTGCTCGGCATGGCCGCCACCGGCTTGATTGCCTGA
- a CDS encoding complex I NDUFA9 subunit family protein, with amino-acid sequence MTLANLPPLVTVFGGSGFVGRHVVRALAKRGYNIRVAVRRPDLAGFLQPLGNVGQISFVQANLRYRSSIDRAVDGASHVVNCVGILHETGRNTFDAVQEFGARAIAEAARGAGATLTHISAIGADAKSDSDYGRTKGRAETAILSVKPDAVIFRPSIVFGPEDSFFNKFAEMARMSPILPLVGGGKTKFQPVYVEDVAEAVARAVDGKVAGGKVYELGGPEVLSFRECLETMLRVTCRKNPLVSLPFGIASMIGSIASLIPFITPPITPDQVRMLKRDNVVSKEAEAEGRTLKGLGIAPTMVASVLGSYLVHYRPHGQYTGTGKAA; translated from the coding sequence ATGACCCTTGCCAACCTGCCGCCGCTCGTTACCGTGTTCGGAGGCTCCGGTTTCGTGGGCAGGCACGTGGTTCGGGCGCTCGCCAAGCGCGGCTACAACATCCGCGTCGCCGTGCGCCGTCCCGATCTCGCCGGCTTCCTGCAGCCGCTCGGCAATGTCGGCCAGATCTCCTTCGTGCAGGCGAACCTGCGCTACCGAAGCTCGATCGACCGCGCCGTCGACGGGGCAAGCCATGTCGTCAACTGCGTCGGCATTCTGCACGAGACCGGCCGCAACACATTCGACGCCGTGCAGGAATTCGGCGCTCGTGCGATTGCCGAGGCGGCGCGCGGCGCAGGTGCGACGCTGACGCATATTTCGGCGATCGGCGCCGACGCGAAATCCGATTCCGACTATGGCCGCACCAAGGGCCGCGCCGAAACGGCCATCCTCTCGGTCAAGCCCGATGCCGTGATCTTCCGTCCGTCGATCGTCTTCGGACCGGAGGACAGTTTCTTCAACAAGTTCGCCGAGATGGCGCGCATGTCGCCGATCCTGCCGCTTGTTGGCGGCGGTAAGACGAAATTCCAGCCTGTCTATGTCGAGGATGTCGCCGAGGCCGTCGCCCGCGCCGTCGACGGCAAGGTTGCCGGCGGCAAGGTCTATGAGCTTGGCGGGCCTGAGGTGCTGAGCTTCCGCGAATGTCTCGAGACGATGCTGAGGGTAACGTGTCGCAAGAACCCGCTGGTATCCCTGCCCTTCGGCATCGCTTCGATGATCGGCAGCATCGCCTCGCTGATCCCCTTCATAACGCCGCCGATCACGCCGGATCAGGTGCGCATGCTGAAGCGCGACAATGTCGTCTCCAAGGAAGCCGAGGCGGAAGGCCGCACGCTGAAGGGCCTCGGCATTGCGCCCACGATGGTGGCATCGGTGCTCGGCTCCTATCTGGTGCACTACCGTCCGCACGGCCAATACACCGGCACCGGCAAGGCCGCCTGA
- a CDS encoding DUF1330 domain-containing protein has product MAKGYWIARVDVRDAERYKDYVAAAKPAFEKYGANFLARGGAFTELEGKARVRNVVIEFPSMQHAVDCYNSPEYQIAAKIRQEVADAEMVVVEGV; this is encoded by the coding sequence ATGGCCAAGGGATATTGGATCGCCCGCGTCGACGTTCGCGATGCCGAGCGCTACAAGGATTACGTCGCGGCGGCCAAGCCGGCCTTCGAAAAATATGGCGCGAATTTCCTGGCGCGCGGCGGCGCCTTTACCGAACTGGAGGGCAAGGCGCGTGTGCGCAACGTGGTGATCGAATTCCCGTCGATGCAGCATGCGGTCGACTGCTATAATTCGCCGGAATACCAGATAGCCGCGAAAATCCGCCAGGAAGTCGCGGATGCGGAAATGGTCGTCGTCGAAGGCGTCTGA
- the pyrF gene encoding orotidine-5'-phosphate decarboxylase has translation MDARERLIVGLDVPTIGEAERLVSTLGDDILFYKIGYQLVFAGGLEFARDLAASGKKIFLDMKLLDIDNTVASGVENIAKMGMSMLTLHAYPKAMKAAVEAAAGSGLCLLGVTVLTSMDADDLADAGYSQDPHSLVLRRAEQARAAGMGGIVCSAEEATAVREIVGPDMAIVTPGIRPDGSDKGDQKRVMTPFDALKAGATHLVVGRPVVRAPDPRDAARAILSEMVSALWPANR, from the coding sequence ATGGACGCACGCGAGCGGTTGATCGTCGGCCTGGATGTTCCAACGATCGGGGAGGCGGAAAGACTGGTTTCCACGCTCGGCGACGACATTCTCTTCTATAAGATCGGCTATCAGCTGGTCTTTGCCGGCGGCCTGGAATTCGCCCGCGATCTTGCCGCTAGCGGCAAGAAGATCTTTCTCGACATGAAGCTGCTCGACATCGACAACACCGTGGCCTCCGGCGTCGAGAACATCGCCAAGATGGGCATGTCGATGCTGACGCTGCATGCCTATCCGAAAGCAATGAAGGCGGCGGTCGAGGCCGCGGCCGGCTCCGGCCTCTGCCTGCTCGGCGTGACCGTGCTGACCTCGATGGATGCGGACGACCTTGCCGATGCCGGCTATAGCCAGGATCCGCACAGCCTGGTGCTGCGCCGCGCCGAACAGGCGCGCGCGGCCGGCATGGGCGGTATCGTCTGCTCGGCGGAGGAAGCGACAGCGGTGCGCGAGATCGTCGGACCCGACATGGCGATCGTCACCCCCGGCATTCGCCCTGATGGTAGCGACAAGGGCGACCAGAAGCGGGTGATGACGCCTTTCGACGCGCTGAAGGCGGGAGCGACGCATCTCGTTGTCGGCCGGCCTGTCGTCAGGGCGCCGGATCCCCGAGATGCCGCCCGTGCGATCCTCAGCGAGATGGTGAGCGCACTCTGGCCGGCAAACCGCTAA
- a CDS encoding histidine phosphatase family protein: MFGLYITHPQVRIDANVPVPKWGLSDVGAARARKAAESGWARQLRRIVSSDETKAIETAEILAKASGVTVEIVHAMHENDRSATGFLPPPQFEEAANWFFAHPEQSFKGWERAVDAQARIVEAVNAVLATHDATAPIAFVGHGGVGTLLKCHLAGSPIARDRDQPGGGGNLYAFGLADHRLSCDWTPIEDWQG, translated from the coding sequence ATGTTCGGGCTCTATATCACTCATCCGCAGGTCAGGATCGACGCCAACGTGCCCGTGCCGAAATGGGGGCTTTCGGATGTTGGTGCGGCGCGCGCGCGCAAAGCGGCAGAGAGCGGCTGGGCGAGGCAGTTGCGGCGCATCGTCTCCAGCGACGAGACGAAGGCGATCGAGACGGCCGAAATTTTGGCAAAAGCTTCCGGTGTGACCGTGGAGATCGTCCACGCCATGCACGAGAACGACCGCTCGGCCACCGGCTTCCTGCCGCCGCCGCAATTCGAAGAGGCGGCCAACTGGTTCTTCGCCCATCCGGAGCAGAGCTTCAAAGGCTGGGAGCGCGCCGTCGATGCGCAGGCCCGCATCGTCGAGGCCGTGAACGCCGTTCTTGCCACGCATGATGCGACGGCGCCGATCGCCTTTGTCGGCCATGGCGGCGTCGGCACGCTGCTCAAATGCCATCTGGCGGGCAGCCCGATCGCGCGCGACCGCGACCAGCCGGGCGGCGGCGGCAATCTCTATGCTTTCGGTCTTGCGGATCACCGCTTATCATGCGACTGGACACCCATCGAAGACTGGCAGGGGTGA
- the pmtA gene encoding phospholipid N-methyltransferase PmtA produces MSLRVKVKERLGKRFDDEIRFFRGMMQGPKTVGSIVPTSSITAKRMASVVDIHSGLPVLELGPGTGAITKAILGRGVRPENLVAIEYSTDFHKHLQRTYPGVQFINGDAFDLQATLGNFSGLTFDSVVSGIPLLNFPMAKRISLLESLLDRLPAGRPMVQISYGAISPIAANPDRYHIQHFDFVMRNIPPAQLWIYKRG; encoded by the coding sequence ATGAGCTTACGGGTCAAAGTGAAGGAACGGTTGGGCAAGAGGTTCGACGACGAGATCCGCTTCTTCCGGGGCATGATGCAGGGGCCGAAGACGGTGGGCTCGATCGTGCCGACCTCCTCGATCACGGCCAAGCGCATGGCAAGCGTCGTCGATATCCATTCCGGGCTGCCGGTGCTTGAACTCGGACCGGGCACGGGCGCTATCACCAAGGCCATTCTCGGCCGCGGCGTCCGTCCGGAAAATCTCGTCGCAATCGAATATTCGACGGATTTTCATAAACATCTGCAGCGGACCTATCCCGGCGTGCAGTTCATCAACGGCGATGCCTTCGATCTTCAGGCCACCCTTGGCAATTTCAGCGGTCTCACCTTCGATTCCGTCGTCTCGGGCATTCCGCTGCTGAATTTCCCGATGGCGAAGCGCATCTCGCTGCTCGAAAGCCTGCTCGATCGCCTGCCGGCCGGCCGGCCAATGGTGCAGATTTCCTATGGTGCGATCTCGCCGATCGCCGCCAATCCCGACCGCTACCATATCCAGCATTTCGACTTCGTCATGCGCAACATTCCGCCGGCGCAACTCTGGATCTATAAGCGCGGCTGA
- a CDS encoding DUF72 domain-containing protein — protein sequence MTKKAGTVRIGISGWTYAPWRGQFYPKDLPQKQELSFAARHFRSIEINGTFYGLQRPESFGRWRDETPGDFIFAVKGPRFITHMLRLQNIQTALANFLASGLLRLGPKLGPILWQFPPNMVFDPSLFESFLSLLPHDRDAAIALAKRHDWHIKGPAWLKCDGHQPIRHALEIRHESFRSPAFIEMLRRHKVALVCADTVKWPLLMDVTTDFVYCRLHGSEKLYVSGYEDEALDIWAQRIRAWATGGEAENATRVLAPVPVRNKGRDVYLYFDNTDVKLRAPVDADHLSQRLADLMPRSAPEAA from the coding sequence ATGACCAAAAAGGCGGGAACGGTGCGCATCGGCATATCCGGCTGGACCTATGCGCCCTGGCGCGGCCAATTCTATCCGAAGGACCTGCCGCAGAAGCAGGAGCTTTCCTTCGCCGCCCGGCACTTCCGGTCAATCGAGATCAACGGCACCTTCTACGGATTGCAGCGGCCCGAAAGCTTCGGCCGCTGGCGCGATGAGACACCGGGTGATTTCATCTTTGCCGTCAAGGGGCCGCGCTTCATCACCCATATGCTGCGGCTGCAGAATATCCAGACGGCGCTCGCCAATTTTCTCGCCTCGGGCCTGCTGCGGCTTGGCCCCAAGCTCGGACCGATCCTCTGGCAATTCCCGCCGAACATGGTCTTCGACCCATCCCTTTTCGAGAGCTTTTTGTCGCTGCTGCCGCACGACCGCGACGCAGCGATAGCGCTTGCGAAGCGTCACGACTGGCATATCAAGGGACCGGCCTGGCTTAAATGCGACGGGCACCAGCCGATCCGGCATGCGCTGGAGATTCGCCACGAGAGCTTCCGCTCACCCGCCTTCATCGAGATGCTCAGGCGGCACAAGGTCGCGCTCGTCTGCGCCGATACGGTGAAATGGCCGCTGCTGATGGATGTCACCACCGATTTCGTCTACTGCCGACTGCATGGCTCGGAAAAGCTCTATGTCAGCGGCTACGAGGACGAAGCGCTCGACATATGGGCGCAACGCATCCGCGCCTGGGCCACGGGTGGGGAAGCTGAGAATGCGACGCGAGTGCTGGCGCCCGTGCCGGTGCGCAACAAGGGCCGCGATGTCTATCTCTATTTCGACAATACCGATGTGAAGCTGCGCGCGCCTGTCGATGCCGATCACCTGAGCCAAAGGCTCGCCGATCTCATGCCTCGTTCAGCCCCCGAAGCTGCATGA
- the dnaN gene encoding DNA polymerase III subunit beta: MRITIERSNLLKSLNHVHRVVERRNTIPILSNVLLKADGQKLDMKATDLDLEITEATPASVEQPGATTVPAHLLYDIVRKLSDGSEVLLATSPDGGAMTVQSGRSKFSLQCLPESDFPDLTAGTFTHSFKLKATDLKMLIDRTQFAISTEETRYYLNGIFFHTIESNGQLKLRAVATDGHRLARADVDAPSGSEGMPGIIIPRKTVGELQKLVDNPETTVTVEVSDAKIRLTIGSIVMTSKLIDGTFPDYQRVIPTGNDKEMRVDCTSFAQAVDRVSTISSERGRAVKLALSEGQLMLTVNNPDSGSATEEVAVGYDTDAMEIGFNAKYLLDITAQLSGEEAIFLLADAGSPTLIRDTAGDDALYVLMPMRV; this comes from the coding sequence ATGCGTATTACTATTGAGCGGTCAAACCTGTTGAAATCGCTGAACCACGTCCACCGCGTGGTCGAACGTCGCAACACGATCCCGATCCTGTCCAACGTATTGCTCAAGGCCGACGGCCAGAAGCTCGACATGAAGGCGACCGACCTCGACCTCGAAATCACCGAGGCGACACCGGCTAGCGTCGAGCAGCCCGGCGCCACCACCGTTCCCGCGCATCTTCTCTACGATATCGTACGCAAGCTTTCCGACGGCTCGGAGGTGCTGCTTGCCACCAGCCCCGATGGCGGCGCGATGACCGTGCAGTCCGGCCGCTCGAAATTCTCGCTGCAGTGCCTGCCGGAATCGGACTTCCCTGATCTCACAGCCGGCACCTTCACGCACTCCTTCAAGCTGAAGGCGACCGATCTCAAGATGCTGATCGACCGCACGCAGTTCGCGATCTCGACGGAAGAGACGCGTTATTATCTCAACGGCATCTTCTTTCACACGATCGAGAGCAATGGCCAGCTGAAGCTCAGGGCGGTTGCGACCGACGGCCACCGGCTGGCGCGCGCCGATGTCGATGCGCCCTCCGGCTCCGAGGGCATGCCCGGCATCATAATTCCTCGCAAGACGGTCGGCGAGTTGCAGAAGCTGGTCGACAATCCCGAAACGACGGTGACCGTCGAGGTCTCCGACGCCAAGATCCGGCTGACCATCGGCTCGATCGTCATGACCTCGAAACTGATCGACGGCACCTTCCCGGATTATCAGCGCGTCATCCCGACAGGCAACGACAAGGAAATGCGGGTCGACTGCACGAGTTTCGCACAGGCCGTCGACCGCGTCTCGACGATCTCCTCCGAGCGCGGCCGCGCCGTCAAGCTGGCGCTTTCCGAGGGGCAGTTGATGCTGACCGTCAACAATCCCGATTCCGGCAGCGCGACGGAAGAAGTTGCCGTCGGCTACGACACGGATGCGATGGAAATCGGCTTCAACGCCAAATACTTGCTCGACATCACCGCCCAGCTTTCCGGCGAGGAAGCGATCTTCCTGCTTGCCGATGCCGGCTCGCCGACACTGATCCGCGACACGGCGGGCGACGATGCGCTCTACGTGCTGATGCCGATGCGCGTCTGA
- a CDS encoding methyltransferase, which translates to MADFSIALQEAWTPAPPQLRFSRAMLTEIRTLAEAVRLAHKGSMLATSRRDESKWHE; encoded by the coding sequence ATGGCAGACTTCAGCATTGCTTTGCAAGAGGCATGGACGCCGGCACCCCCGCAATTGAGGTTTTCCAGAGCAATGCTCACAGAAATCCGAACCCTTGCCGAAGCGGTGCGGCTCGCCCATAAGGGTTCGATGCTGGCGACGAGCCGGCGGGACGAAAGCAAATGGCATGAATGA
- the rsmI gene encoding 16S rRNA (cytidine(1402)-2'-O)-methyltransferase has translation MNEETTADAASRRSFRLHNATVPARPVEPALYLVATPIGNLGDITLRALETLAGADVLACEDTRVTRVLLDRYGIQNRPFAYHEHNADEAGPRLLQALEAGRSVALVSDAGTPLVSDPGYRLAQQAIAAGYRVIPIPGASAPLAALVGSGLPNDAFLFAGFLPAKDKARRDRLGELAAAPATLIFFESPHRIGATLLAAADVLGGARPASVCRELTKTYEEFRRGTLADLAAHYQQVENVKGEIVLVIGPPEPVETDEADVEAMLADLSKSMPTAGAATEAARLTGLPRKVLYQRLLEIKNADGR, from the coding sequence ATGAATGAGGAAACGACAGCGGACGCCGCCAGCCGGCGAAGCTTCCGCCTGCACAATGCAACGGTGCCGGCGCGGCCGGTGGAGCCGGCGCTCTATCTCGTCGCCACTCCCATCGGCAATCTCGGCGACATCACGCTGCGGGCGCTCGAAACGCTGGCCGGCGCCGATGTGCTTGCCTGCGAGGATACGCGCGTCACCCGCGTGCTGCTCGACCGCTACGGCATCCAGAACCGCCCCTTTGCCTATCACGAGCACAATGCCGACGAGGCCGGTCCAAGGCTGTTGCAGGCGCTCGAAGCCGGGCGCTCGGTGGCGCTGGTTTCCGATGCCGGCACGCCGCTGGTCTCCGATCCCGGCTATCGGCTGGCGCAGCAGGCGATAGCGGCAGGTTACCGCGTCATTCCCATTCCCGGCGCCTCCGCGCCGCTCGCAGCCCTTGTCGGCTCCGGCCTGCCGAACGATGCCTTCCTTTTCGCCGGTTTCCTGCCGGCCAAGGACAAGGCCCGCCGCGATCGTCTGGGTGAGCTTGCCGCGGCACCCGCGACGTTGATCTTCTTTGAATCGCCGCATCGCATCGGCGCAACGCTTCTCGCTGCCGCCGATGTGCTGGGCGGCGCTCGGCCCGCCTCCGTCTGCCGCGAACTGACCAAGACCTATGAGGAGTTCCGCCGCGGCACGCTTGCCGACCTTGCGGCGCATTATCAGCAGGTGGAAAACGTCAAGGGCGAGATCGTCCTTGTTATCGGCCCGCCGGAGCCGGTCGAGACCGATGAGGCCGATGTCGAAGCCATGCTGGCCGACCTGTCGAAGTCGATGCCGACGGCAGGCGCCGCGACCGAGGCCGCCCGCCTCACCGGCCTGCCGCGCAAGGTGCTCTACCAGCGCCTGCTGGAGATCAAGAACGCCGATGGGCGATAA
- a CDS encoding YraN family protein, with protein sequence MGDNDLTAIRRKALRRGRMSEYVAAAFLMLKGYRILALRHRTRLGEIDIIARKGDLAVFVEVKARHGEAAAVDAVSVAAQKRIRAASDLWLARQADQARLSQRYDIVAIMPGRLPRHFIDAF encoded by the coding sequence ATGGGCGATAATGATCTCACCGCCATCAGGAGGAAGGCGCTGCGCCGGGGCCGTATGTCGGAATATGTCGCGGCTGCCTTCCTGATGCTGAAGGGCTATCGCATCCTGGCGCTGCGCCACCGCACCCGGCTCGGCGAGATCGATATCATCGCCCGCAAGGGCGATCTCGCCGTCTTCGTCGAGGTCAAGGCTCGCCATGGCGAGGCCGCGGCGGTCGATGCCGTCTCTGTCGCCGCGCAGAAGCGGATACGGGCGGCAAGCGATCTCTGGCTCGCCCGCCAGGCGGATCAGGCTCGCCTTTCCCAGCGCTATGATATCGTGGCGATCATGCCGGGCCGACTGCCGCGGCACTTTATTGATGCCTTCTGA
- a CDS encoding cupin domain-containing protein, with translation MAWKLMLASAVAMAARSVPYAVAKPAGKSFVAHASGLLPLKSSPINPDWIISGNPQARTAEHSRGHDEASLTAIWDCTAGEFRWRFGWDETVMILEGEVHITAEDGTERTLRAGDVAFFAGGTWASWRVDNYVRKVAFLRKPFPKPLAIAYRLRNMLRNSGNQGIAA, from the coding sequence ATGGCCTGGAAGCTGATGCTTGCAAGTGCGGTCGCCATGGCCGCGCGCTCGGTGCCTTATGCCGTGGCGAAGCCGGCCGGAAAATCCTTCGTCGCGCATGCGAGCGGTCTGCTGCCGCTGAAATCCTCGCCGATCAATCCGGACTGGATTATCAGCGGCAATCCGCAGGCCCGCACCGCCGAACATTCGCGCGGTCATGACGAAGCATCGCTGACGGCGATCTGGGATTGCACGGCGGGCGAATTCCGCTGGCGCTTCGGCTGGGACGAGACGGTGATGATCCTCGAAGGCGAGGTCCATATCACCGCCGAGGACGGCACCGAACGAACCCTGCGCGCCGGCGACGTCGCCTTTTTCGCCGGTGGAACCTGGGCAAGCTGGCGGGTCGACAATTACGTCCGCAAGGTCGCCTTCCTGCGCAAACCCTTCCCGAAGCCCTTGGCGATCGCCTACCGTCTCCGCAACATGCTGCGCAACAGCGGCAACCAGGGCATCGCCGCCTGA
- a CDS encoding LacI family DNA-binding transcriptional regulator — protein sequence MSKVGIREVAKLAGVSTGTVSRVLNDHPSVTKELRARVAAIIKDLGYTPDPSARSMRGKVSRLIGIVIPDLTNPFFAELVQSAEQAAANHGYNIIVMTSFDHAAKEADRIKQLTSRKVDGIMLVPSNDFHTLKLPKGLPIVVVDRLMPGYSGIAADHRDGVRLGVEHLLQLGHRRIGFISGPGHSVPANDRLRGYLDAIEQAGEQAGDTRTAGPPLIAEAAFDYESGRSAGNYLLARARNERPTAIFASSDQQAIGCMRAAHDLGIPIPAALSILGFDGIPLASMTTPRLTTVKQPIQDIAAAAVAVLLNKQTAPDLDNPILFACEILKGETTAPPQPD from the coding sequence ATGTCAAAGGTCGGGATTCGAGAGGTTGCCAAGCTTGCGGGAGTTTCCACCGGGACCGTTTCGCGGGTTTTGAATGATCATCCCTCCGTGACGAAGGAATTGCGGGCGCGCGTCGCAGCGATCATCAAAGACCTCGGCTATACACCCGACCCGTCGGCGCGAAGCATGCGCGGCAAGGTCAGCCGGCTCATCGGCATCGTCATTCCGGATCTGACCAATCCCTTCTTCGCGGAACTTGTCCAATCGGCGGAACAAGCGGCGGCAAATCACGGCTATAATATCATCGTGATGACGTCGTTCGATCATGCGGCCAAGGAGGCTGACCGCATCAAACAGCTGACAAGCCGAAAGGTCGACGGCATCATGCTGGTTCCCAGCAATGATTTCCACACACTCAAGCTGCCGAAGGGATTGCCGATCGTCGTCGTCGACCGTCTGATGCCGGGATATTCCGGCATTGCCGCCGATCACCGCGATGGCGTTCGTCTTGGCGTCGAACATCTTTTGCAGCTCGGTCATCGCCGCATCGGCTTCATCTCGGGGCCTGGGCACTCCGTCCCCGCCAACGATCGCCTCAGAGGTTATCTCGATGCAATCGAGCAGGCGGGGGAGCAGGCGGGCGACACGCGAACGGCGGGACCCCCACTGATCGCCGAAGCGGCCTTCGACTACGAGAGCGGCCGTTCCGCGGGAAATTATCTGCTGGCACGCGCACGAAACGAGCGGCCGACGGCGATCTTTGCAAGTTCGGACCAGCAGGCCATCGGCTGCATGCGGGCAGCGCATGATCTGGGAATTCCGATACCTGCAGCCCTTTCGATCCTCGGCTTCGACGGCATCCCGCTCGCAAGCATGACAACGCCACGCCTGACGACCGTGAAACAGCCGATTCAAGACATAGCCGCAGCAGCGGTGGCCGTTCTGTTGAACAAGCAAACCGCGCCTGACCTCGACAATCCGATCCTATTTGCCTGCGAGATCTTGAAGGGCGAAACAACCGCTCCGCCTCAGCCCGATTAG